The DNA window gtaaatcaTATTCCTCTCTCCTAGTTCTCTCCATCATTTCTCTTTCGCCAACCACCACCTATTCTCCTCGACTGACCTCCGTCTTCTCGGCAGCGGCACTGGTAACATTCACTTGCTCCGTTGTTTCGTCCATTCTTACCATCCACGTCATCTTTGATTTTCCGTATGGAGGCATGCCGACTGCAGTGTTAAGTTTGACATAATCTCAATCAATATTTCAGGCTGATCAATTTCATTGCTGGAGTTTGTTGAGTTTTGATTTGGctttcctgctctgataccaagGCCTAGGTTAAAGAAAGACATGGAACTTATTGAACAATAGTGTAAAAACAAAAGACTTATGTTATGATTGTTGTTGATACTTTTACATTACAGATTCTGTTTCTACATTAAAGAGCTTAGAGCTTCTATTGGTATTGGTAACCTCTAAACTAGGAAGACATCTCACCTTTATAAGTAGTGCAAGTCTAAGCAATTACCTAAGCTCTAGTAGTTAAATAAGGAATTTTTGGTTGATGAGCTTTGTCTTCACTCTTCCAACAATAACCACAATCATAGAAGAAAACACATAGGGATGGGCTTACTCCTCCCAAAGAATAAGGTAGGCTTGCACACTTCCAACTTCCATTACTTCAAACTTCAGCATTCGCCACCATATGACTATTTTGATTGTCAAATATGGTGGCTAACACATGGTATGGACTGTCTTTGATAGTACTAACCACTTGGGTCATGGGTGCATTTTCATTAACTCGTGAAAACCACTTGTCACAACACACTACAAAGAAAAACGCAGTTTACATATTGCTATTATTCACCTATACTAGAGCACATTATTTTCCTGATGGATCATGATTCTGATAGCAAAGTGCAGCAGCAGCTAGATGCAGCGATGCCATGGGTGGGCTTATACATCGCCGCAGCTTCTGCAGTGTACTTCTTGCAATGGCGGCCGACGCTTTCAACGGCTTCCGGCGCAAGAAGCTGTGGTTCCCCTGCAAATACACAGCCCTCAACGCCGCTTCTCTCACTGTATTAGCCGTGGCAATGAAGCTACCCATGGATCTCAACACTGTCTTCATCAACTCCGAGACAGATTCAATTGCAAAGTTCACCAGCTTGCCCTTGATGTCAGCAGCTCTCAATAATCTCATGCCTTCTTTGGGCTCCATGAATGACAAGGAGCTTCTGGCCAATGCTGCCGGCCTATCTATTCTTGTGATCACCATCACGGTTAATATGGTCATCCAAGTCATCGAGCTGCAACGTTCCCTAGTACATGTAATGATCCTGTGTGCTGCGATGTTAGTTTCTCTTGCGATGCTAGTCTCCCTGGCAGTTAGCATGTTGGAGATGAAGCAGAGGCTGAAACGGCTTTTTCATGAGAAGCACGGGGAGTTGGTGCTGCAGGGTTTTGAGATGGAGGACCAGAGAAGAGAGATGATGAAATATTGGGTGATGGCAGAGAGCAGCTGCCCTCAGTTTGTCGTAGCACGTTCTTGTGTTTGCACGGCCTCATCTGTGATCACCTCGTTTTTTTACATCGCAGATACTTTGGTTCATGTTCTTAATGGGACAAACACGAATAAGCCAGGTAAGTCGCCCTATGGAGTTTACACCAAGAGGATTCTAGATATTCAGTCCATCGGGCTGGGGATGGCTGCAATTCTGGCTACGTTGAGATGGTTCACTATTTTGTTTAGCTGCTCATACTCCGACACTTGGATGGTTGAAAGCTACTGGATTCAGACGCTTAGCGACTGCAGAAACAGCTCCGCGTGCATCAAAATTTGGCCAAACAGATGGGGCAAATGTCTTCTTGATGCAAAATGGTGTGTGCTAACTCTCTGCATTTTAGTTCAGAGCTTCACTGTACTTGCAAGCAAAACCCTCATCTTCTTTTCTAGATTCATGGTGGCTCCATTTGTGTTTTGCTTCTCTCACATCAACAAGTTCGCGAGACGCCATCATGATACATCACCGGGTGATCTGAACTACCTAAGCAGTTATGTTCTGTTGCTAGATGGCGAGGTGGAGCTTCCAACAAGCTTGGTGAGAAGCATGTGCCGCGAGGATGAAGGCATGGTTCAGAAAGGTAGAGAAAAG is part of the Salvia splendens isolate huo1 chromosome 6, SspV2, whole genome shotgun sequence genome and encodes:
- the LOC121809161 gene encoding uncharacterized protein LOC121809161, encoding MGGLIHRRSFCSVLLAMAADAFNGFRRKKLWFPCKYTALNAASLTVLAVAMKLPMDLNTVFINSETDSIAKFTSLPLMSAALNNLMPSLGSMNDKELLANAAGLSILVITITVNMVIQVIELQRSLVHVMILCAAMLVSLAMLVSLAVSMLEMKQRLKRLFHEKHGELVLQGFEMEDQRREMMKYWVMAESSCPQFVVARSCVCTASSVITSFFYIADTLVHVLNGTNTNKPGKSPYGVYTKRILDIQSIGLGMAAILATLRWFTILFSCSYSDTWMVESYWIQTLSDCRNSSACIKIWPNRWGKCLLDAKWCVLTLCILVQSFTVLASKTLIFFSRFMVAPFVFCFSHINKFARRHHDTSPGDLNYLSSYVLLLDGEVELPTSLVRSMCREDEGMVQKGREKKPSNLINLLHKSDSSNTSQITTLVLAHDCWTLQVVTLTSIALALPNFSRYQRKQLLSSVSEGLSLAKIVEKAFDTNANAKGIRNAASATWVELLVYSRWAKIDLTSGFQRCRNWEQVLHELSHKAEEIFKEVKSEEVQDSSMGNTLKCQARAVAANSMYRICETILMSSGIEESCEEMWERLCVMIADVLATCLTNLPHAIIKMCQQSCIEKRDKTVREAFLLLGKTEEVVGIVRRQKRSCVDHDNDAIPVDC